One window of the Gloeocapsa sp. PCC 73106 genome contains the following:
- the crtA gene encoding cyanoexosortase A, which yields MKIASNLPEDIFQKPYFWILLIASALFAIYFTLLWRADDVAHMGMSALFLLAAGSLIWERKETLIFKTTPLAIATAVVIIGLTLYGLSLNLDLMSTYAIDFHVVLRAAPFLFALSLALIAGGFTGLRSYWRELIIIFALGVPSIFLTPINLSPLTAKFASVFLWAMGFNLGVDGIRLYLPNSIVIVARNCSGMESITYVLGISVLYLIMFPLKKIHNFIVPIIAVLIGFSINLVRVLAMAVLIDLGKKEAFHYWHEGEGSLIVGLVAVLVFSIFYFTLVKIVVGEEVEEQLE from the coding sequence ATGAAAATAGCCAGTAATTTACCGGAAGATATCTTCCAGAAGCCATATTTTTGGATATTATTAATAGCTAGCGCCCTATTTGCTATCTATTTTACTTTACTTTGGAGAGCTGATGATGTGGCACATATGGGGATGAGTGCCTTATTTTTGTTAGCTGCAGGTTCTTTAATTTGGGAAAGAAAGGAGACTTTAATTTTTAAAACAACACCACTGGCTATAGCTACTGCTGTGGTTATCATCGGGTTAACTCTATATGGTCTTAGTCTTAACCTAGATTTGATGAGTACATATGCTATAGACTTTCATGTTGTCTTAAGAGCTGCTCCTTTTTTATTTGCTTTGAGTTTAGCTTTAATTGCAGGAGGATTTACGGGTCTTAGATCATACTGGCGTGAGCTCATCATTATTTTTGCTCTTGGTGTACCCAGTATATTTTTAACTCCTATTAATCTTTCTCCCCTTACTGCTAAGTTTGCTAGTGTATTTTTGTGGGCTATGGGTTTTAACCTCGGTGTTGATGGTATCCGTCTCTATTTGCCCAACTCGATTGTGATCGTTGCTAGAAATTGTTCGGGGATGGAATCTATTACCTATGTTCTAGGAATATCGGTTCTTTATTTAATCATGTTTCCTCTCAAAAAAATTCACAATTTTATAGTCCCAATTATCGCTGTGCTTATTGGTTTTAGCATTAATTTAGTGAGGGTATTAGCGATGGCTGTGTTAATTGATCTAGGCAAAAAAGAAGCATTTCACTACTGGCACGAGGGTGAAGGTTCGTTGATCGTAGGTTTAGTTGCTGTATTAGTTTTTTCTATCTTTTATTTTACTTTGGTAAAAATTGTGGTTGGTGAAGAAGTTGAAGAACAGCTAGAGTAA
- a CDS encoding DnaJ C-terminal domain-containing protein: MTTTDFKDYYEILSVSKNATPAEIKKAYRKLARKYHPDLNPDDRQAEERFKELNEANEVLSDPEKRQKYDQFGQYWKQTTSGAPPEKGTAVEDMDFGQYGSFEDFLDELLGGMGRGGTRRRVYNYRTTTKPEDFQGDDPFSRFTEIPVQDTEAAIALTFAEAFHGTEKRLQIGDDPVTVRIPSGAKSGSRIRVKGKGQISPFSQQRGDLYLTIELLPHHFYRFDGDNLTCEIPLCPEEAALGAKIEVPTPDGKVTLTIPPEIDSGQTLRLRGKGWRDPKGNRTDLLVQLKIVTPKHLSSTEKECYEKLLQVNNFNPRQAITEVHL, encoded by the coding sequence ATGACTACAACAGATTTCAAGGATTATTACGAAATTTTGAGTGTGAGTAAGAACGCTACCCCGGCAGAAATAAAGAAAGCTTATCGAAAGCTAGCGCGAAAATATCATCCCGATCTTAATCCCGATGATCGACAAGCGGAGGAACGCTTTAAGGAACTCAACGAAGCCAATGAAGTTCTTTCTGACCCAGAAAAACGCCAAAAATATGACCAGTTTGGTCAATACTGGAAGCAAACCACCTCGGGCGCACCTCCAGAAAAGGGTACGGCTGTTGAAGATATGGATTTTGGACAATACGGCAGCTTTGAGGACTTTCTCGATGAACTCTTGGGAGGAATGGGGCGGGGGGGTACTCGGCGACGAGTCTATAATTATCGCACTACAACTAAACCGGAAGATTTTCAAGGGGATGATCCTTTTAGTCGCTTCACTGAGATACCTGTCCAGGATACCGAAGCAGCGATCGCTCTTACTTTTGCCGAAGCGTTCCACGGCACTGAAAAACGACTACAAATTGGGGATGATCCGGTTACGGTGCGCATTCCATCTGGAGCTAAATCCGGCAGTCGCATTCGGGTTAAGGGTAAGGGACAAATTAGCCCTTTCAGTCAACAAAGGGGAGATTTATACTTAACGATTGAACTGCTTCCTCATCATTTCTACAGATTTGATGGAGACAATCTTACCTGTGAAATTCCCCTATGCCCAGAGGAAGCTGCACTGGGTGCTAAAATTGAAGTGCCAACACCCGATGGTAAAGTGACCCTGACTATTCCGCCAGAGATAGATTCCGGACAAACTCTGAGATTACGAGGTAAGGGATGGCGTGATCCTAAAGGTAATCGCACTGATTTGTTGGTGCAGCTCAAAATTGTTACACCTAAACATTTGAGTTCTACAGAAAAAGAATGTTATGAAAAATTACTGCAAGTCAACAATTTTAATCCCCGTCAAGCGATCACGGAGGTGCATTTATGA
- a CDS encoding 50S ribosomal protein L25/general stress protein Ctc has translation MNISVQSQKRPEGSKPGALRRQGLIPSVLYGHNGTESVPLVISSDKVTNLLKKASVNNTIVELDVTDMPWNGPVLIREVQSHPWKRNIYHVSFFSVATQGRLDITVPIRLIGEAFGVKQGGVLEQLVTELKVQCLADKIPESIDVDMTDLDIGAVIHVHELNISEGVTVMDEPDKIVLTIVSAKE, from the coding sequence ATGAATATCAGCGTTCAATCTCAAAAAAGACCCGAAGGTAGTAAGCCTGGGGCCTTGCGTCGTCAGGGACTTATTCCCAGTGTCCTCTATGGACATAATGGGACAGAATCCGTTCCTCTAGTAATCAGCTCAGATAAAGTCACTAATCTACTCAAAAAAGCCTCTGTAAATAACACGATAGTTGAGTTAGATGTTACAGATATGCCCTGGAACGGTCCAGTGTTGATTAGAGAAGTTCAGAGCCATCCCTGGAAAAGAAATATCTATCATGTGAGTTTCTTCTCTGTAGCTACTCAGGGTCGTCTCGATATTACCGTACCCATTCGCTTAATCGGGGAAGCATTCGGCGTCAAACAGGGAGGAGTACTAGAGCAATTGGTCACAGAATTGAAAGTACAATGTCTAGCTGACAAGATTCCCGAATCAATCGATGTGGATATGACAGATCTAGACATCGGTGCCGTAATTCACGTGCACGAACTCAATATATCCGAGGGAGTAACAGTGATGGATGAACCAGATAAAATCGTCCTCACCATCGTATCTGCCAAGGAGTAA
- a CDS encoding tRNA (cytidine(34)-2'-O)-methyltransferase: protein MVQVVLIQPQIPPNTGNVARTCAATETELHLVGPLGFEISDRYLKRAGLDYWPYVNLQYHPQYPDFRAMQEQRGGRLLGFTVSGNHNYLDWKFQAGDWLLFGSETSGLPPSTLELCHARLYIPMTQPKVRSLNLSVSVAIALFEARRQLTHSDS, encoded by the coding sequence ATGGTTCAAGTCGTATTAATTCAACCCCAGATTCCTCCCAATACCGGCAATGTAGCGCGAACTTGTGCCGCTACGGAGACAGAATTACACTTAGTTGGACCTCTGGGTTTTGAAATCAGCGATCGCTATCTTAAAAGAGCGGGATTAGATTATTGGCCCTACGTCAATCTACAATATCATCCTCAGTACCCTGATTTTAGAGCTATGCAGGAACAAAGAGGTGGCCGACTTTTAGGTTTTACAGTGTCAGGTAACCACAATTACTTAGACTGGAAGTTCCAAGCGGGGGATTGGCTATTATTTGGGAGTGAAACATCTGGTTTACCCCCGAGTACTCTGGAGTTGTGCCATGCTCGACTCTATATTCCCATGACTCAGCCGAAGGTACGCAGTTTAAATCTATCAGTAAGCGTGGCGATCGCTTTATTTGAAGCTCGACGTCAATTAACTCACTCGGATTCATAA
- a CDS encoding chaperone modulator CbpM, with protein sequence MNISSSLSRIVWSNTGDRLYNFEQAAYFTQTSVVLIERFVLLGIIEPTDEMLCRQDLVRVVRIQRLRRDLGLNLIGAAIALDMATEITQLKAQLLAYRTGNI encoded by the coding sequence ATGAATATTAGCTCAAGCTTATCTCGGATTGTCTGGTCCAATACGGGCGATCGCCTCTACAATTTCGAGCAAGCTGCCTATTTCACTCAAACTTCTGTGGTGTTAATTGAGCGGTTTGTCCTGTTGGGCATTATCGAACCCACGGATGAGATGTTATGTCGTCAGGATCTCGTGCGTGTCGTACGCATTCAACGCTTACGCAGGGATTTAGGACTAAACCTAATCGGAGCGGCAATAGCTCTAGATATGGCAACGGAAATTACTCAACTTAAAGCCCAATTACTTGCTTATCGAACGGGAAACATCTAA